The sequence below is a genomic window from Bombus pyrosoma isolate SC7728 linkage group LG9, ASM1482585v1, whole genome shotgun sequence.
GCTGAGGTGATGAAAGTAGAATTAAATCTATGCAAAGAATTGGTAAATTTATCGGTACTTAAATCAAATCATTAtcaatcaaaataaatatgttacaagaagaaataattgttgAATAAAGCTATATTTCATTGATGCACACGTAATTTAATAAGCTGTtcaatttaacattatttgtGTAAAATGTGAATTGTTTACAGAGCATTTTGATTCAATTCCATCTCTTTCACCTCTATTATTGtgacaaattttaatactcCGTTTTCGTAATTGTAACAATTCCTTCATAATATCATGACagaatgataatataaatacgaatgatataaaaatgtaatgtacattacatgtattttaattttctttcagattaaaatttatattgcatattttaaacaatgaatgaaaaattataaatgaataaattttgttgctAATAAAGTTTCCTagtcaattttaatttattttcttaacatGTAGATAAGAGGTATGCAAAAACAATCAATGTAATTATGATAAgacaattttgtatttatttcatataataaaaaattattttttctccaCTTTTTTACTGGCACCAGTAGCCTTTACTTTCTTAACCTTTTTTTTCAATCTATAAAACGCAACGGTTCTTATTTTGTTTCTGATCTGTCTTGCTTTTCTTAGCTTAAAACGGTCAAAATCACTAAGTTCCAAACGctgaaattgaataaaaatatatcttagtTACTACGCAAAATGTAACTACATATGAGAACATAtcctttataaattattaaacctACTTTCTTCTTAGCTTCAACCTTTCTTGCCCACATGGTCTGTTTCCAAAGGTCATTAATATTTGCAGCTTCCCATGCCTTACGTACAACACGGGTGGATCCAGTATATGGGAAACGTATACGGAATTTAGTTAGGTGGAGCTCATTTAACCTCATCTCACAACGTGGGACATTTGAAGCAGGACCATCAACCAAAACCTAGAAACATAACTAAAGTTTAATATACaatgtttattatatctataaaaggaaacaattaaatattttggcATCAGTTAAACCATAATGACatcaattaaatatcagtCGGCAATTCCTATCAAGATATTGGATCATcattatattactatttaaaaaaacaaaaacacaattttgtacaatattaaatatctcaatttaacatttaataaaagatataatatatttataaaattatcttacGCGATTTTGATCGATGATGTCTACAATAGCAACAAGTTTACCCTTGTACGGGCCATCGCTCACATAAGCGACGCGACCAGATTCTACAAACCTTTGGAACGGCTATTGAACAAAGAAACAATctcattattttaataataaacaattatcatATTACAGCTGAATTTTATATCAGTTATTGTCTGTATAggtataaacaataatttgcAATACACAAATACAACTACCATGTGGCCGAAAACTGTGATAAGTGTAAGGTTATAtcaaataatcttttatatttcttatacattgctaaaaataaataaatgcaaataaagctatataatgtACGTAGAAGATTTTCTTATTAAGATAACACcctttatatataaataatataaattatacgtacAATGAACGCCAAATTTTAAACCACACTTCACTTACCATGATTTACCGGAAACGAAAGACCAATATAATCTATAACCGGATAGAGCATTGATGATATCAACTGTTGAAAGTAAGTTGTCTCTATTAAAATTgtcttataataaaattccctAGATGTAGCATAAGTAAACCCCAAATACATATTGGATATAGTTCCTAAACTTAAAGcattaaattgcatttttgaCTTTCATATATACTATGTAGTCGGTACGTGATCGAGTCGGTACTATACCATTTCAATTCCT
It includes:
- the LOC122570955 gene encoding 60S ribosomal protein L14 isoform X2, which gives rise to MPFQRFVESGRVAYVSDGPYKGKLVAIVDIIDQNRVLVDGPASNVPRCEMRLNELHLTKFRIRFPYTGSTRVVRKAWEAANINDLWKQTMWARKVEAKKKRLELSDFDRFKLRKARQIRNKIRTVAFYRLKKKVKKVKATGASKKVEKK